A genome region from Natronobeatus ordinarius includes the following:
- a CDS encoding MATE family efflux transporter: MTTGAISPKLVQLAWPLVLGNLLQTFYNLADMFWVGRVSAEAVAAVSLMFPLSWMFVSTAMGLTAATIALVSQYVGRGNDRMADRVVAQTILLAIAVSSVLAALGLYFRRPLLELIGAQDQVFVEALAYIEVIFLALPLTFLFFAFRSSLQGAGDTKTAMWLVLISAGLNVILDPFFILGWGPFPEMGTRGAAVATFIARAFATAAGVYILLDGRFGVRLRLGDLTPDLSIQRQLVDIGYPATLDGWARSFAAVAMAGFVARFGAAPTAAYGIGVRYMSITWSVAGALGDATATGVGQNLGARTPDRAARVAWVATAGTMAIIFAVVALLLAFPAQAMAIFVDDPEVIAEGVVFLRIIGPFWALYAGMMVLQGGFRGAGNTREALALSLLSRWVFRIPTALVLAFTAVTIPYLGITVPTVGSIDLGVDGIWWAFAFGMAASFVVAVAWFRLGTWKEAVVGEDERPASADRSVEEEREYVDD, from the coding sequence ATGACGACGGGGGCAATCTCGCCGAAGCTCGTCCAGCTAGCCTGGCCGCTCGTGCTCGGCAACCTGTTGCAGACGTTCTACAACCTCGCCGATATGTTCTGGGTCGGCCGCGTGAGCGCGGAGGCCGTCGCGGCCGTCTCGCTCATGTTCCCGCTGTCGTGGATGTTCGTCTCGACGGCGATGGGACTGACGGCCGCCACGATCGCGCTCGTCTCTCAGTACGTCGGACGCGGGAACGACCGCATGGCCGACCGGGTCGTCGCCCAGACGATCCTGCTCGCGATCGCCGTCTCGTCCGTCCTCGCCGCGCTTGGACTGTACTTTCGGCGGCCACTGCTCGAGCTCATCGGCGCGCAGGATCAGGTGTTCGTCGAGGCGCTCGCATACATCGAGGTCATCTTCCTCGCGCTCCCGCTCACGTTCCTCTTCTTCGCGTTTCGCTCCTCGCTCCAGGGAGCGGGCGACACGAAGACGGCGATGTGGCTCGTGCTCATCTCTGCGGGGCTCAACGTGATCCTCGATCCCTTCTTCATCCTCGGCTGGGGGCCGTTCCCGGAAATGGGCACTCGAGGGGCGGCCGTCGCGACGTTCATCGCTCGCGCGTTTGCAACGGCGGCAGGCGTCTACATCCTGCTCGACGGCCGGTTCGGCGTCAGGCTCCGGCTCGGGGATCTGACACCCGACCTCTCGATCCAGCGCCAGCTGGTCGACATCGGCTACCCGGCGACGCTCGACGGCTGGGCGCGAAGCTTCGCCGCGGTCGCGATGGCGGGCTTCGTCGCCCGGTTCGGCGCCGCGCCGACGGCCGCCTACGGGATCGGCGTCCGGTACATGTCGATCACGTGGTCGGTCGCGGGCGCCCTCGGTGATGCGACGGCGACCGGGGTCGGCCAGAATCTCGGGGCGCGAACGCCCGACCGGGCCGCGCGAGTCGCCTGGGTCGCCACTGCGGGGACGATGGCCATCATCTTCGCCGTCGTCGCCCTCCTGCTCGCCTTCCCTGCCCAGGCGATGGCGATCTTCGTCGACGACCCCGAGGTGATCGCCGAAGGTGTCGTCTTCCTGCGGATCATCGGCCCCTTCTGGGCGCTGTACGCCGGGATGATGGTCCTTCAGGGCGGCTTCCGCGGGGCCGGCAACACGCGAGAGGCGCTGGCGCTCTCGCTGCTCTCGCGGTGGGTGTTTCGCATTCCAACCGCGCTCGTGCTCGCCTTTACCGCCGTGACGATCCCGTACCTCGGAATCACGGTGCCGACGGTCGGCTCGATCGACCTCGGCGTCGACGGCATCTGGTGGGCGTTCGCGTTCGGCATGGCCGCCTCGTTCGTCGTCGCCGTCGCCTGGTTCCGGCTCGGGACGTGGAAAGAGGCCGTCGTCGGCGAGGACGAGCGACCGGCGTCCGCCGACCGAAGCGTCGAGGAGGAGCGAGAGTACGTCGACGACTGA
- a CDS encoding DUF5787 family protein: protein MDGSDTEFGFELRSCRWAELAWPPDDRSSGAVLVARQLGTKRRRWDTIVLECDPDGLRKRARFGPERLDSDLRHVIRNAPAEWAYYRDALPEPGYSWRYVREAIHRADDRGILETRRNGNRIEIRRRWAYPDWFERVIAIENKPDLDAAAARDLRPQLEFDVALALADEVWVATRATGERVEPVLFEDLPVEAGILTLEPETLEADVAWYPRTLSVEKPGTHILERPTGGDRDASAARFEYVDPAEKTELRLGIAERAYERGWRSFVETMRPDCRHFELRDLNGLVPRCASKGRCQTAAECAGSCPAFEPEPPAWRTRDWPLEGGPGRLCRRLLEDRRRRRRPGL, encoded by the coding sequence ATCGACGGCTCCGACACCGAGTTCGGCTTCGAACTGCGGAGCTGCCGGTGGGCCGAACTGGCGTGGCCGCCCGACGACCGCTCGTCCGGGGCCGTCCTCGTCGCCCGCCAGCTCGGGACGAAACGGCGCCGATGGGATACGATCGTCCTCGAGTGCGATCCCGACGGCCTGCGTAAACGGGCGCGATTCGGCCCCGAACGCCTCGATAGCGACCTCCGGCACGTGATCCGAAACGCGCCCGCGGAGTGGGCCTACTACCGCGACGCGCTGCCAGAGCCGGGCTACTCGTGGCGGTACGTCCGTGAGGCGATCCACCGCGCCGACGACCGGGGGATCCTCGAGACTCGCCGGAACGGCAACCGCATCGAGATCCGCCGGCGGTGGGCCTACCCCGACTGGTTCGAGCGGGTGATCGCGATCGAGAACAAACCCGACCTCGACGCGGCCGCCGCCCGCGACCTCCGGCCACAGCTCGAGTTCGACGTCGCGCTGGCACTCGCCGACGAGGTCTGGGTCGCGACCCGTGCGACGGGCGAGCGGGTCGAGCCGGTCCTGTTCGAGGACCTTCCCGTCGAAGCCGGCATCCTGACCCTCGAGCCTGAAACACTCGAAGCGGACGTCGCCTGGTACCCACGGACGCTTTCGGTCGAGAAGCCAGGGACGCACATCCTCGAGCGACCGACGGGCGGCGACCGGGACGCCTCCGCCGCCCGATTCGAGTACGTCGACCCGGCGGAGAAGACTGAACTCCGCCTCGGGATCGCCGAGCGCGCCTACGAGCGCGGCTGGCGGTCGTTCGTCGAGACGATGCGTCCCGACTGTCGCCACTTCGAGCTTCGGGACCTGAACGGCCTGGTCCCACGCTGTGCGTCGAAAGGGCGGTGCCAGACGGCTGCTGAGTGTGCCGGCTCGTGTCCCGCCTTCGAACCCGAGCCGCCCGCCTGGCGGACCCGCGACTGGCCGCTCGAGGGCGGCCCGGGTCGACTCTGTCGACGGCTGCTCGAGGATCGCCGACGGCGGCGACGGCCCGGACTGTAG
- a CDS encoding potassium channel family protein has protein sequence MKFVIVGYGRVGSRTVRILDGEGHDVVVVDNDPDRIERIQTDGFEAVRGDGDDEEVLLEAGVADADAIGAFTPDLNVNFAACMVGNHHGCRTVLRIDEDYREEIYETYADEVDDIVYPERLGAAGAKTALLGGDFNVVADLAADLQLTVLEVGAESSAVGKRLSELELPESARVYAHGHDREPLTIPLPGTELAAGDELAVIAETSSIDDVRSAVQ, from the coding sequence ATGAAGTTCGTTATCGTTGGGTACGGCCGGGTCGGCTCGCGGACGGTCCGAATTCTCGACGGCGAGGGTCACGACGTCGTCGTCGTCGACAACGATCCCGATCGCATCGAACGCATCCAGACCGACGGCTTCGAGGCCGTCCGGGGCGACGGCGACGACGAGGAGGTGCTCCTCGAGGCCGGCGTCGCCGACGCCGACGCGATCGGCGCGTTCACGCCCGACCTCAACGTGAACTTCGCCGCCTGCATGGTCGGCAACCACCACGGCTGTCGGACCGTCCTGCGCATCGACGAGGACTACCGCGAGGAGATCTACGAGACGTACGCGGACGAGGTCGACGACATCGTCTATCCGGAACGACTCGGCGCCGCGGGGGCGAAAACGGCCCTGCTCGGCGGCGACTTCAACGTCGTCGCCGACCTCGCCGCGGACTTACAGCTCACCGTCCTCGAGGTCGGCGCGGAGTCGTCCGCGGTCGGCAAACGGCTGAGCGAACTCGAGTTGCCCGAGTCGGCGCGCGTCTACGCCCACGGACACGATCGTGAACCGCTGACGATACCGCTGCCGGGGACGGAGCTGGCCGCCGGTGACGAACTCGCGGTCATCGCAGAGACCAGCAGCATCGACGACGTCCGCTCGGCGGTACAGTGA
- a CDS encoding NCS2 family permease, translating into MGASDSIADFFGFDEHETNYRRETIAGLTTFLAMAYIIVVNPAILSDAILWDAQTGEFRDEATINGVTYTGGEIFQMLAVVTILASIVAILVMALYANRPFGLAPGMGLNAFFTFTVVVALGVPWQLALAAVFVEGVIFIALTAVGARRYILELFPEPVKFAVGAGIGVFLLFLGLQEMQIVVAYDATLVTLGNVLESPVAALSLAGLVLTLLLYARGVRGSIIIGIVTTAIAGWALTLGGVVERGVLTPAETVEGVQYDFTPLFWGFVEGLGMIGDNPLVFALVVFTFFFVDFFDTAGTLIGVSQIGGFLNEEGDLPEAEKPLMADAVGTTFGAMIGTSTVTTYIESATGIEEGGRTGFTALVVGAFFFLALFLVPLMASIPQYATYIALVVVGIIMLQGVADIDWQDPAWAIAGGLTITIMPLTTSIANGLAAGIISYPLVKAAMGERRDVSLGQWTLAVAFVAYFVIYFSVQMGAITF; encoded by the coding sequence ATGGGGGCATCAGACAGTATCGCCGACTTCTTCGGATTCGATGAGCACGAAACCAACTACAGACGGGAGACGATCGCCGGGCTGACCACGTTCCTGGCGATGGCGTACATCATCGTCGTCAATCCCGCGATCCTCTCGGACGCGATCCTCTGGGACGCCCAGACGGGAGAGTTCAGGGACGAAGCGACGATCAACGGCGTCACCTACACGGGCGGCGAGATCTTCCAGATGCTCGCCGTCGTGACGATTCTCGCGTCGATCGTCGCCATCCTGGTGATGGCGCTGTACGCGAACCGGCCGTTTGGACTGGCACCCGGAATGGGCCTGAACGCGTTTTTCACGTTCACGGTCGTCGTCGCCCTCGGCGTCCCGTGGCAACTCGCGCTCGCGGCCGTCTTCGTCGAGGGGGTCATCTTCATCGCGCTCACTGCCGTCGGGGCGCGCCGGTACATCCTCGAGTTGTTCCCCGAGCCGGTGAAGTTCGCCGTCGGGGCCGGTATCGGTGTCTTCCTGCTCTTTCTCGGCCTCCAGGAGATGCAGATCGTCGTCGCCTACGACGCGACGCTCGTCACGCTCGGGAACGTTCTCGAAAGTCCGGTTGCCGCACTCTCGCTCGCGGGCCTGGTCCTGACGCTGCTTTTGTACGCCCGGGGCGTCCGCGGCTCGATCATCATCGGGATCGTGACGACGGCGATCGCCGGCTGGGCGCTTACCCTCGGCGGCGTCGTCGAGCGTGGCGTCCTCACGCCGGCGGAGACGGTGGAGGGTGTCCAGTACGACTTCACCCCGCTGTTCTGGGGCTTCGTCGAAGGACTCGGCATGATCGGCGACAATCCCCTCGTCTTCGCGCTCGTCGTCTTCACGTTCTTCTTCGTCGACTTCTTCGACACGGCGGGGACGCTCATCGGAGTCTCCCAGATCGGCGGCTTCCTGAACGAGGAGGGTGACCTCCCCGAAGCCGAGAAGCCGCTGATGGCCGACGCGGTCGGCACGACGTTCGGGGCGATGATCGGCACGTCGACGGTGACGACGTACATCGAGTCCGCGACCGGGATCGAGGAGGGCGGCCGCACCGGATTCACCGCGCTCGTCGTCGGTGCGTTCTTCTTCCTCGCACTGTTCCTCGTCCCGCTGATGGCCTCGATTCCGCAGTACGCGACCTACATCGCGCTCGTGGTCGTCGGGATCATCATGCTCCAGGGCGTCGCCGACATCGACTGGCAGGACCCCGCGTGGGCGATCGCCGGCGGACTCACGATCACGATCATGCCGCTGACCACCTCGATCGCGAACGGCCTCGCAGCTGGGATCATCAGCTACCCGCTGGTCAAGGCCGCGATGGGCGAACGCCGTGACGTCAGCCTCGGGCAGTGGACGCTCGCGGTTGCCTTCGTGGCGTACTTCGTGATCTACTTCTCCGTCCAGATGGGCGCTATCACGTTCTAA
- a CDS encoding MBL fold metallo-hydrolase translates to MVSEITAADLRDRIDEDDDFVLIDTRNPEDFEGWHVHGAHNVAYSATHSELRGDLEGLESDLGLESDDDLVTICAKGVASAAFAEVLEERGYGNVATVGDGMEGWSQVYDVVEIPTRREHLELWQVQRRAKGCLSYVVADADAGEAVVVDPSRHHETYLDLADERGYELTAVFDTHVHADHLSGGRTLATELDVPYHLGRRVETRDPSFAYDPLERNEVVEVGDVDVKALFTPGHTTGMTSYLIDDETLLSGDGLFVESIARTELQFAGEDAKHGARVMYDSLHKTVLAEPDGVKVLPAHFSLSDDGQAIDVTPGEPMYSEIGYLRRHNEALSLDEEEFVEHMFENLPSKPPNYETVIATNLGHRELADDAEATELELGPNRCAASADSMVAND, encoded by the coding sequence ATGGTTTCCGAGATTACTGCGGCGGATCTGCGCGATCGGATCGACGAGGACGACGACTTCGTCCTGATCGACACCCGAAATCCCGAGGACTTCGAGGGCTGGCACGTCCACGGCGCCCACAACGTGGCCTACTCCGCAACCCACTCGGAGCTGCGCGGCGACCTCGAGGGCCTCGAGTCTGACCTCGGCCTCGAGTCCGACGACGACCTCGTCACCATCTGTGCGAAAGGGGTCGCTTCGGCCGCCTTCGCCGAGGTGCTCGAGGAACGCGGCTACGGAAACGTCGCCACCGTCGGCGACGGGATGGAGGGGTGGAGTCAGGTCTACGACGTCGTCGAGATTCCGACGCGTCGGGAGCACCTCGAGCTCTGGCAGGTCCAGCGCCGGGCGAAAGGCTGTCTGAGCTACGTCGTCGCCGACGCCGACGCGGGCGAGGCCGTCGTCGTCGACCCGTCGCGCCACCACGAGACGTACCTCGACCTCGCCGACGAACGGGGCTACGAGCTTACCGCCGTCTTCGACACCCACGTCCACGCTGACCACCTCTCGGGCGGCCGGACCCTCGCGACCGAACTGGACGTCCCCTACCACCTCGGCCGCCGGGTGGAAACCCGTGATCCCTCCTTCGCGTACGACCCGCTCGAGCGAAACGAGGTGGTCGAGGTCGGCGACGTCGACGTGAAGGCGCTGTTCACGCCCGGCCACACCACGGGGATGACGAGCTACCTGATCGACGACGAGACGCTCCTTTCGGGCGACGGGCTGTTCGTCGAGTCGATCGCACGCACCGAGCTCCAGTTCGCAGGCGAGGACGCCAAACACGGCGCTCGAGTCATGTACGACTCCCTGCACAAGACCGTCCTCGCCGAGCCGGACGGCGTGAAGGTCCTGCCCGCTCACTTCTCGTTGAGCGACGACGGACAGGCGATCGACGTCACCCCTGGCGAGCCGATGTACTCGGAGATTGGCTATCTCCGGCGGCACAACGAGGCGCTCTCGCTCGATGAAGAGGAATTCGTCGAGCACATGTTCGAGAACCTGCCGTCGAAGCCGCCGAACTACGAGACGGTCATCGCGACCAACCTCGGCCACCGAGAGCTCGCAGACGATGCGGAGGCGACCGAACTCGAACTCGGCCCGAACCGGTGTGCGGCGTCGGCCGACAGTATGGTCGCGAACGACTGA
- a CDS encoding cupredoxin domain-containing protein, whose amino-acid sequence MSRNDSYDRRSTLRLLTAGTAATLLAGCAEEMGEGDEGEELDDEREAHVDEVIEAGDPQGEPEDWEDVDTIELVVTDDEDRWIGRQPAVIEDVENPDLLLFEDREYEFVWTNRDGEVHNLAIWDDDHESLASTESMDDEDESAGFVLEASEELAIYLCETHGTEMAGAIEVHTN is encoded by the coding sequence ATGTCCCGGAACGACTCCTACGATCGGCGGTCGACGTTGCGCCTCCTCACTGCGGGGACGGCGGCCACACTCTTGGCCGGCTGCGCCGAAGAGATGGGTGAGGGCGATGAGGGTGAGGAACTCGACGACGAACGCGAGGCGCACGTCGACGAGGTGATCGAAGCGGGCGATCCGCAGGGCGAGCCGGAAGACTGGGAGGACGTGGACACGATCGAACTCGTCGTCACTGACGACGAGGACAGGTGGATCGGTCGCCAGCCTGCCGTCATCGAGGACGTCGAGAACCCGGATCTCCTCCTCTTCGAGGATCGGGAGTACGAGTTCGTCTGGACGAACCGCGACGGCGAGGTACACAACCTCGCCATCTGGGACGACGACCACGAGAGCCTCGCCTCGACGGAGTCCATGGACGACGAAGACGAGTCGGCGGGGTTCGTCCTCGAGGCGAGCGAGGAGCTGGCGATCTACCTGTGTGAGACCCACGGCACCGAGATGGCGGGGGCGATCGAGGTTCACACCAACTGA
- a CDS encoding cytochrome oxidase gives MSSSRSKRTIGHDEFDPVGTLSLIALYFLILVAMWLFMYFVEFVGNDPTVVGLL, from the coding sequence ATGTCCAGTTCACGATCGAAGCGAACGATCGGACACGACGAATTCGACCCTGTCGGGACGCTCAGCCTGATCGCGTTGTATTTCCTGATCCTCGTCGCGATGTGGTTGTTTATGTACTTCGTGGAATTCGTCGGGAACGATCCGACGGTCGTGGGGCTGCTATGA
- a CDS encoding b(o/a)3-type cytochrome-c oxidase subunit 1 — MTFVDEYPAQARVVRTAFWASFAALALGALFGLIQTLHRTDVLRIVDSTTYYTVLTGHGVFMVIAFTIFFLVGVFHWAVTDSLERGPVDMRLTWTWQGLMTLGSVLAGIAILAGFTDVTDIDADVLFTFYAPLGAHPLFYAGLAIFIVGTWLAGANWFRTWWAWKGDNPGARIPLPTFMVLTTMIMWYISSIGVAVSVLVFLLPWSLGIVDSVNPLLTRTLFWYFGHPVVYFWLLPAYLLWYILLPKLSGGRLFSDPLARVVFILFILLSTPVGIHHQYLDPGIAEGFKYIVMTNTMFLLLPSLLTAFTVVASMEHGARQRGGEGYFNWLTALPWKDPAFTGMALAGAVFAFGGFTGMINAGMNINYLVHNTFWVPGHIHTQVGTAVALTFMAGSYWLIPQVTGNRLVGRGLGLVQVVLWFVGIVIMTNAMYRGGLIGIPRRTAEPRYDGFEYEIAVGSVTEIELQTALGGILLFVSTVLFLGIMVATALNNDSEPIVDAEIPPPLSGAEDGPAILDNLKLWVAIAAVLVILAYAIPLAAIVDGGGLFGPGIEPFDPLPSVGSRIGLEATLEFIATLRH; from the coding sequence ATGACGTTCGTCGACGAGTACCCAGCCCAGGCCCGCGTGGTTCGCACGGCCTTCTGGGCGTCGTTCGCCGCGCTCGCACTCGGCGCCCTCTTCGGGCTTATCCAGACGCTCCACCGGACCGACGTCCTCAGGATCGTCGACTCGACCACCTACTACACCGTGTTGACCGGACACGGGGTCTTCATGGTGATCGCGTTCACGATCTTCTTTCTCGTCGGCGTCTTCCACTGGGCGGTTACCGACAGCTTAGAACGTGGGCCGGTCGACATGCGGCTGACGTGGACGTGGCAGGGGTTGATGACGCTCGGGTCGGTGCTGGCCGGCATCGCGATCCTCGCGGGCTTTACCGACGTGACCGACATCGACGCCGACGTGCTGTTCACGTTCTACGCGCCGCTCGGAGCACATCCACTCTTCTACGCGGGACTGGCGATCTTCATCGTCGGGACCTGGCTCGCCGGCGCCAACTGGTTTCGCACGTGGTGGGCCTGGAAGGGTGACAACCCCGGCGCGCGGATCCCGCTACCGACGTTCATGGTCCTGACGACGATGATCATGTGGTACATCTCCTCGATCGGCGTCGCCGTGTCGGTGCTCGTCTTCTTGCTTCCGTGGTCACTCGGCATCGTCGACTCGGTAAACCCGCTACTGACGCGCACGCTGTTCTGGTACTTCGGCCACCCGGTCGTCTACTTCTGGCTGCTGCCGGCGTATCTGCTGTGGTACATCCTCCTCCCGAAGCTCTCGGGCGGCCGGCTGTTCAGCGATCCGCTCGCCCGCGTCGTCTTCATCCTCTTTATCCTGCTGTCGACGCCGGTCGGCATTCACCACCAGTACCTCGATCCCGGCATCGCGGAGGGATTCAAGTACATCGTAATGACCAACACCATGTTCCTGCTGCTGCCGAGCCTGCTGACCGCCTTCACCGTCGTCGCGAGCATGGAACACGGCGCACGCCAGCGCGGCGGCGAGGGCTACTTCAACTGGCTGACCGCCTTGCCCTGGAAAGATCCGGCGTTCACCGGCATGGCACTCGCCGGCGCGGTGTTCGCCTTCGGCGGCTTCACCGGCATGATCAACGCCGGGATGAACATCAACTACCTCGTCCACAACACGTTCTGGGTCCCCGGCCACATTCACACCCAGGTCGGCACCGCCGTCGCCCTGACGTTCATGGCCGGCTCCTACTGGCTCATCCCCCAGGTGACCGGCAACCGGCTCGTCGGACGGGGCCTCGGGCTCGTCCAGGTCGTCCTCTGGTTCGTCGGCATCGTCATCATGACGAACGCGATGTACCGTGGCGGGCTGATCGGCATCCCCCGCCGGACGGCCGAACCCCGCTACGACGGATTCGAGTACGAGATCGCCGTCGGCTCGGTCACCGAGATCGAACTCCAGACGGCCCTCGGGGGTATCCTCCTGTTCGTCTCCACGGTGCTGTTCCTCGGGATCATGGTCGCGACGGCGCTCAACAACGACAGCGAACCGATCGTCGACGCCGAGATCCCGCCGCCGCTCTCCGGTGCCGAGGACGGACCTGCCATCCTCGACAATCTCAAGCTGTGGGTCGCCATCGCGGCCGTCCTCGTGATCCTCGCCTACGCCATCCCGCTCGCGGCCATCGTCGACGGCGGCGGCCTGTTCGGCCCCGGTATCGAGCCGTTCGATCCCCTCCCGAGCGTCGGTTCCAGGATCGGCCTCGAGGCCACGCTCGAGTTCATCGCCACCCTCCGGCACTGA
- a CDS encoding CbaC protein, with protein sequence MRISRAKLIVLIALVVVIAVELRTVLAFFDVELSILAVAVGSVVVIVALVSWAVFTTSEPQKPG encoded by the coding sequence ATGCGCATCTCACGAGCTAAATTGATCGTCCTGATCGCGCTGGTCGTCGTGATCGCTGTCGAGCTCCGAACGGTGCTCGCCTTTTTCGACGTCGAGCTGTCGATCCTGGCGGTCGCGGTGGGGAGCGTCGTGGTGATCGTCGCGCTCGTCTCGTGGGCGGTGTTCACCACGTCCGAACCCCAGAAACCGGGGTAA
- a CDS encoding universal stress protein has product MYEHILVPTDGSEPATAALEYAAELAATDDASVSVVTVSDGSDPGAGVVAAACDRIADAGGAAEGAVLDGTPHEVILEAASERAVDAIVMGTRGRQGVGRFVLGSVAERVVRDADVPVFAVRDDEDVRLGYPPETVLVPVDGSEHASRALEAGLGLARAHDATVHLLSAVDTRPTGVDVGSSPNVDAVAASARTIVEEAETVATEAGFDDVATMVTFGSAHREIPAYAAENDVDLVVMGTHGRSGVDRFLLGSVTERVLRTAPAPVLTVRGPESDASR; this is encoded by the coding sequence ATGTACGAGCACATTCTCGTGCCGACGGACGGGAGCGAGCCCGCGACAGCCGCCCTCGAGTACGCCGCCGAACTCGCCGCAACCGACGACGCGAGCGTCTCCGTCGTGACGGTCTCCGACGGGAGCGATCCCGGTGCAGGCGTCGTCGCGGCGGCCTGCGACCGAATCGCCGACGCCGGTGGGGCCGCCGAGGGAGCGGTGCTCGACGGAACGCCCCACGAGGTGATCCTCGAGGCGGCGAGCGAGCGAGCCGTCGACGCGATCGTGATGGGGACCCGAGGACGGCAGGGGGTCGGCCGGTTCGTGCTCGGCAGCGTCGCCGAACGCGTCGTGCGCGACGCCGACGTGCCGGTGTTCGCGGTCCGGGACGACGAAGACGTGCGGCTCGGCTACCCGCCCGAAACCGTTCTCGTCCCCGTCGACGGGAGCGAGCACGCGAGCCGGGCACTCGAGGCCGGCCTCGGGCTGGCGAGGGCGCACGACGCGACGGTCCACCTGCTGTCGGCCGTCGACACGCGGCCGACCGGCGTCGACGTCGGCTCGAGTCCGAACGTGGACGCGGTCGCGGCGTCGGCGCGAACGATCGTCGAGGAGGCCGAGACGGTGGCGACGGAGGCCGGCTTCGACGACGTCGCGACGATGGTGACCTTCGGCTCGGCACACCGCGAAATTCCGGCGTACGCCGCCGAGAACGACGTCGACCTCGTCGTCATGGGGACCCACGGTCGGAGCGGGGTCGACCGCTTCCTGCTCGGCAGCGTCACCGAACGTGTGTTGCGGACCGCGCCGGCCCCAGTGCTCACGGTTCGCGGGCCGGAATCCGACGCGTCGCGGTGA
- a CDS encoding S8 family serine peptidase: MRKGISRRELLGSIGTGAVGTTVALGTASATDPDETRHGPSGRYIVGIDPGTASQARVAADDVHREFDFGELGEAVSGFFPEEALKGLQNNPNVRYIEENGQMHALGETVPYGIEITDADDAIASGHSGGGVSIAILDTGIDAQHETLEENLGAGWGAVEPACDTGDDCTPTFFCRSNYIEDCYEEWDDDNDHGTHVAGTAAAAMNGTGVKGVAPDATLHAVKVLDCCGSGSFDDTAAGIVWATDQGHEVINMSLGGPESEVIDDAVEYAASQGVVLVAAAGNDGECTDCVGHPAAHPEVIAVSATDENDELASLSSQGPEVDIAAPGDAVRSSIPRDEYAKISGTSMAAPHVAGAAASVIASGRTDREAVRSTLLDTADDIGLSEEEQGAGRLNVAQAVADVDELERYADADGLVQTDGLRAAIDDWRGGEVDTDVLRDVIGAWRSGEPVN, encoded by the coding sequence ATGCGTAAAGGGATTTCGCGCCGGGAGTTACTCGGAAGTATTGGAACCGGTGCAGTGGGTACGACCGTCGCGCTCGGGACAGCTAGTGCCACCGATCCGGACGAAACCCGTCACGGACCGTCCGGTCGATACATCGTCGGCATAGATCCCGGAACGGCCAGCCAAGCGCGCGTCGCGGCCGACGACGTTCACCGGGAGTTCGATTTCGGGGAGCTTGGCGAGGCGGTATCCGGCTTTTTCCCAGAAGAGGCGCTAAAGGGGTTACAGAACAATCCCAACGTCCGCTATATCGAGGAAAACGGTCAGATGCACGCCCTCGGCGAAACCGTGCCGTACGGGATCGAGATAACCGACGCGGACGACGCCATCGCCAGCGGGCACAGCGGTGGCGGCGTCAGCATCGCGATTCTCGACACCGGCATCGACGCCCAGCACGAGACGCTCGAGGAAAATCTCGGTGCGGGATGGGGCGCTGTCGAACCAGCGTGTGATACCGGTGACGACTGTACTCCCACGTTTTTCTGCCGTTCCAATTACATCGAGGACTGTTACGAAGAGTGGGACGACGACAACGACCACGGCACCCACGTCGCCGGGACGGCCGCCGCAGCGATGAACGGCACCGGCGTGAAGGGCGTCGCACCGGATGCGACGCTCCACGCCGTGAAAGTGCTCGATTGCTGTGGATCAGGCAGCTTCGACGACACTGCAGCCGGCATCGTGTGGGCTACTGACCAGGGCCACGAGGTAATCAACATGAGTCTTGGTGGGCCGGAAAGCGAGGTTATCGACGACGCGGTCGAGTACGCGGCCAGCCAGGGCGTCGTGCTCGTCGCCGCAGCCGGAAACGACGGTGAGTGTACTGATTGTGTTGGTCATCCCGCTGCCCACCCGGAGGTCATCGCCGTCTCGGCGACCGACGAGAACGACGAACTGGCAAGCCTTTCGTCGCAGGGCCCAGAGGTCGATATCGCGGCACCCGGTGACGCCGTCCGGTCATCAATTCCACGCGACGAGTACGCAAAGATCTCGGGCACGTCGATGGCAGCCCCACACGTCGCTGGCGCAGCCGCGTCGGTCATCGCCAGCGGCCGGACCGACCGCGAGGCCGTCCGGAGTACGCTGTTAGATACCGCCGACGATATCGGACTCAGCGAGGAGGAACAGGGCGCAGGCCGACTCAACGTTGCTCAGGCAGTCGCCGACGTAGACGAACTCGAGCGCTACGCCGATGCCGACGGCCTGGTCCAGACCGACGGCCTCCGTGCGGCGATCGACGACTGGCGCGGCGGCGAGGTGGACACCGACGTGTTACGAGACGTCATCGGCGCCTGGCGATCCGGAGAGCCAGTCAACTGA